The DNA segment GGCCAGCGGCGTCAAGGTCGCCGTGATAGGGTTTTCCAATCTCAATCCCGCTAGCCCCTGCATTTACATGCCCAATCACAGAAGCAATTTTGATATTCCAGTCCTTCAGGCCTATCTTGCCGTACAATTCAGATGGCTCGCCAAGGCGGAACTTTTCAGAATACCGCTGTTCGGTCAGGCCATAAAAAGAGCCGGTTATATCAGTATCGATCGCTCCAATCGCGAGGCTGCGATCGAAAGCCTTAACACAGCGGCAAAAATGATAAAGGCAGGGATGTCCGTTTTAATTTTTCCCGAAGGTACCCGCAGCCATGACAATACCCTGCGACCCTTCAAAAAAGGAGGGTTTGTTTTAGCTTTGAATACCGGAGTCCCTATTGTGCCGGTTATCATCCATGGTACCGGAGGGATCATGCCCAAAAAAGAAATTCAGATCAAACCCGGGAATGTGATTCTTGAAATTGCAGCGCCCGTTCAAACTGCGAATTATAGCAAAAAGACCAGGGATGATCTTATGGAAAAGGTCCGAAGTATCATGTGTAAATCAATTGAACTGCAACGGCGGAAGCATTCTACGTCCGCCTCCGGCGGGACCATCACACTTAAGTGGGGCTGCCGGGAGTTTCAGAAAGACAATAAGGGCAAGGCGTTATGTTGAGAATAATACCCTTAGGCGGCCTGGGAGAAATCGGCCTCAATATGATGGTGATTGAAAAAGACAGTGCGTCTTTTATTATAGATGCAGGCCTGATGTTTCCCGAAGATTACATGCTGGGTGTTGATTATGTCATCCCGGACATGAGCTATATCAAAGAGCATAAATCAAAAATTTTAGGGATTGTTCTAACGCACGCTCATGAAGATCATATCGGCGCTTTGCCGTATCTGCTCAGGGTGGTCAATGTGCCGGTTTTCGGGACTCCTTTTACACTGGGAATTGTGCGGCATAAACTTGAAGAACAGGGGTTATTGCTATCGGCGTTATTGCATGAAATTTCCCCAAGAGAAAAGCTTAGGTTGGGCAACTTTGAACTTGAGTTTATTCGTGTCAGTCACAGTGCCGCCGACGGTGTCGGTATAGCCGTTAAAACGCCTCTGGGTCTTATTGTCCATACCGGAGATTTTAAAATCAGCCATAGCTCCATTGACGGCATGTTAACCGATGTCAGCAAGTTTGCTCAGTGTGGCGAGGAAGGCGTCCTGGCGCTTTTGTCTGATTCCACCAATGTTGAAAAGGAAGGGTACACGATTCCCGAGCAGGAGGTGGCTGAAACCCTGGCAAGGATTGCAACCGGCCGGAAGGGACGGATTATCGTCGGACTCTTTGCTTCCAGCATTACCCGCATCCAACAGGTCATTGATATTGCGGAGACGTTAAACCGAAAAATCGTTTTCAACGGCAGAAGTATTGAGACCAGCGTTAACATTGCCAAAAATCTCGGCTACATCCGCGTTCCCGCCGGGATGGAAATCGACGTTGAACAGGTGGCCGACTTTCCGGATGACGAGATCGTCATCATAACAACCGGCAGCCAGGGAGAGCCCATGGCAGCCCTGGCCCGGATGTCTTTAGGCAGCCATAAACAAGTAAAGATCAAAAAAGAGGATACGGTGATTCTTTCCTCAAAATTTATTCCCGGAAATGAGAAGGCCATCGCCAAGATCATCAATGACCTTTACCGACGAGGGGCCGATGTTATTTATGAAAAGATATCGGCGATTCATGTATCCGGTCATGCCTTTCAGGAAGAGTTGAAACTGATGATAAACCTGACAAGACCAAAATATTTTATACCGATCCACGGCGAATACCGGCATCTGATTCTGCATGCCCGCCTGGCCGCGCAGGTCGGCATTTTAAAGGAAAATGTTCTTTTGGCTGAAAACGGTCAGGTCATCGAATTTGATGAAAACGGAGGGAGGGTTTGTGACAGTGTCATCACCGGCCGGGTGCTGATAGATGGTAAAGGTGTCGGCGATGTCGGCCGCAGCGTCTTAAAGGAACGGCGCGATTTGTCCGAAGACGGCATTGTTGTCGTGAATATGGTCATAGATGAAGAAACCGGGATTGTCGTCTACGGGCCTGAAATTGTCTCCCGCGGGTTTGTATTCGAGAACGAGACCGGCCATCTTCTGGAAGACGCCAAGTGTGTTATCCTTGAGGTTATAGAAGAAGTGGGTCCTGATGTTCGGGAGCGTACGGATAAGATCCGGTCGAAGATCCAAGTGGCGTTAAGAAAATATTTTTCCTTTACCATTAGACGCCGTCCGATTATACTCGCTTTTATTTTGGAAGTGTGAAATTGAAAATTGCCGATTGAAGAGCGTGTCCATGCGAAAAGAAATTTTTGGAATTTTTTTGTTTTTTCTCGTTATTTTTACGCTGCTCAGCTTTTTGTCTTACAGCCCTGCAGATCCTTCAATTCACAACGCCAGGGCTGCCGGTCAGGTGCACAACCTGTTCGGTTTGTTCGGAGCCCACCTGGCGGGTATCCTTATCGGCATGTTTGGCCTGGGTGCATTCTGGATCCCGATTTTACTCCTTTTAATGAGCCTCCACCTGTTTGCGAACAATCCCGGCAGGGCAATTGTTTTGACCCTTGCCGGAGGAATTCTTCTGATTGTTGCCACAGGCAGTCTGCTGTCATTTAAACAAAACTATTGTATTATTTTTGGAAGTAAATTTTCATCCGGCGGCATCATCGGAATTCCATTAAAATCATTTCTGATCAAGTATACTAATATTACCGGCGGCGCGCTGATTTTATCCCTTTTTTTTGTTATCGGCTTAATCCTGGCGACGGGTTTTTCGCTGATATCGTCTGCCAAACGCTGCTGGCGGGCCTTTGTTTTTTCAGGTGATCGCATCAAAACACTCTATTTTAAGTTGAAGGAACGCCGAGAGAAATCAAAAAAACGATCCAAAACCATGAAAGAGCAGACGGCCAGGACAGAGCGGGAAATAAAAATCCAGGCCCCCCGTCCCAAGCCGGTCAAAGAAACTCTAGCGCCGAAACAGGAAGTCTTCGAGTTCATGCGCGCTGAAACCGGATTTGTGCTGCCTTCGGTGAATTTTCTTGATGAGTTCAAGGCTGAAGCATCTTCTGCGGATAATGAAAATTTGCGAATGCAGTCAAAACTCTTGGAAAAGAAGCTCGAAGACTTCGGGGTTCAGGGCAAGGTGGTTACGATTTTGCCGGGCCCTGTCATTACGACCTTTGAATATGAACCTGCCCCGGGTGTCAAGATCAACAGAATCGTCAGCCTGGCTGACGACCTGGCGCTGGCGCTGCGGGCGATAAGCATCAGGATTGTAGCGCCGATACCGGGAAAAGCCGTGATCGGGATTGAAATTCCCAATGCCACCAGGGAGCTTGTCAGATTCAAAGGGGTTGTCGCTTCCGGTGTTTTTGAAAAATCCAAGTCCAAGC comes from the Candidatus Desulfatibia profunda genome and includes:
- a CDS encoding 1-acyl-sn-glycerol-3-phosphate acyltransferase — encoded protein: MIRTLFIIAYTVLATVFWGSIVILASFINKNGRLPHEIARFWAKSILWASGVKVAVIGFSNLNPASPCIYMPNHRSNFDIPVLQAYLAVQFRWLAKAELFRIPLFGQAIKRAGYISIDRSNREAAIESLNTAAKMIKAGMSVLIFPEGTRSHDNTLRPFKKGGFVLALNTGVPIVPVIIHGTGGIMPKKEIQIKPGNVILEIAAPVQTANYSKKTRDDLMEKVRSIMCKSIELQRRKHSTSASGGTITLKWGCREFQKDNKGKALC
- a CDS encoding ribonuclease J yields the protein MLRIIPLGGLGEIGLNMMVIEKDSASFIIDAGLMFPEDYMLGVDYVIPDMSYIKEHKSKILGIVLTHAHEDHIGALPYLLRVVNVPVFGTPFTLGIVRHKLEEQGLLLSALLHEISPREKLRLGNFELEFIRVSHSAADGVGIAVKTPLGLIVHTGDFKISHSSIDGMLTDVSKFAQCGEEGVLALLSDSTNVEKEGYTIPEQEVAETLARIATGRKGRIIVGLFASSITRIQQVIDIAETLNRKIVFNGRSIETSVNIAKNLGYIRVPAGMEIDVEQVADFPDDEIVIITTGSQGEPMAALARMSLGSHKQVKIKKEDTVILSSKFIPGNEKAIAKIINDLYRRGADVIYEKISAIHVSGHAFQEELKLMINLTRPKYFIPIHGEYRHLILHARLAAQVGILKENVLLAENGQVIEFDENGGRVCDSVITGRVLIDGKGVGDVGRSVLKERRDLSEDGIVVVNMVIDEETGIVVYGPEIVSRGFVFENETGHLLEDAKCVILEVIEEVGPDVRERTDKIRSKIQVALRKYFSFTIRRRPIILAFILEV
- a CDS encoding DNA translocase FtsK, with product MRKEIFGIFLFFLVIFTLLSFLSYSPADPSIHNARAAGQVHNLFGLFGAHLAGILIGMFGLGAFWIPILLLLMSLHLFANNPGRAIVLTLAGGILLIVATGSLLSFKQNYCIIFGSKFSSGGIIGIPLKSFLIKYTNITGGALILSLFFVIGLILATGFSLISSAKRCWRAFVFSGDRIKTLYFKLKERREKSKKRSKTMKEQTARTEREIKIQAPRPKPVKETLAPKQEVFEFMRAETGFVLPSVNFLDEFKAEASSADNENLRMQSKLLEKKLEDFGVQGKVVTILPGPVITTFEYEPAPGVKINRIVSLADDLALALRAISIRIVAPIPGKAVIGIEIPNATRELVRFKGVVASGVFEKSKSKLTICLGKDIVGNPVVAELDKMPHLLIAGATGTGKSVALNAMICSLLYKATPEEAKFIMIDPKRIELSNYDGIPHLITPVVTDVKKATNALFWAVREMERRYELLSEKQARNIKLYNQKIEKEINAENKDTLKRLPYIVIVIDELADLMMVASRDVEVSLTRLAQMARAAGIHLIIATQRPSVDVLTGIIKANFPTRLTFQVSSKTDSRTIIDTNGAENLLGNGDMLFLPPGTGKLQRIHGAFISEAELARITEFLKGQKTPEYDQTVIKAPEKEEGASATEEYDERYDDAVALITKTGQASISMIQRHLRIGYNRAARIIEVMEREGLVGPSDGVKPRTVLVKGYDDIP